A DNA window from Oryzias latipes chromosome 5, ASM223467v1 contains the following coding sequences:
- the c5h1orf50 gene encoding uncharacterized protein C1orf50 homolog, with protein MERTVSLPNQPENTTKVTLVERNPAPSGLELVSSYQTNRVGDPMDLVALAGQVQKGDEFVKANACNKLTVIADQIRYLQEQARKVLEEAKRDADLHHAACNIVKKPGNMYFLYQRPSGQKYFSIISPKEWGPSCPHPFLGAFKLQHDMSWTPVDEVDRRDAEIAIMDKLLSQKIALPSYNGPNFKGLTE; from the exons ATGGAGAGGACGGTTAGTCTACCGAACCAGCCTGAGAACACAACTAAAG TCACTCTGGTTGAGAGAAACCCGGCACCCAGTGGGCTGGAACTGGTCAGCTCCTACCAGACCAACAGAGTGGGAGACCCCATGGATCTGGTGGCTCTGGCAGGACAAGTACAGAAG GGAGACGAGTTTGTTAAAGCCAACGCTTGCAACAAGCTGACAGTGATTGCAGACCAGATCAGATATCTGCAGGAGCAGGCCAGGAAG GTTTTGGAAGAAGCAAAAAGAGACGCAGACCTCCACCACGCCGCCTGCAACATTGTAAAGAAGCCGGGGAACATGTATTTCCTCTACCAGCGTCCATCTGGACAGAAGTACTTCTCCATCATCTCACCTAAG GAGTGGGGACCAAGCTGCCCTCATCCGTTTTTAGGAGCGTTCAAACTTCAGCACGACATGTCCTGGACTCCTGTGGACGAGGTGGACAGGAGGGACGCAGAGATCGCCATCATGGACAAACTTCTGAGCCAAAAAATAGCCTTACCGTCTTACAACGGCCCCAACTTTAAAGGCCTCACTGAATAA
- the ap5b1 gene encoding AP-5 complex subunit beta-1 has translation MASGWVEKVSAFCRSPSRFLFGTSSEVFLAELLRELRDDRANYTVKVLLLSPLCEYPALLCPSDSVGEETALELMSIFTQSPPKFVQFRSQLLVALTCVLTCSSDVSGRLRAFPDFLDLLLQLAQDTSDLHGDAAPRSLRATACDCLREMEALYPGLLSQRLELLGGHRHQETSRLHQAYAGLQALVLRNAVYQLTQEKEAGAAHLRALLGGNESVECEADQNAGPASGKDSAPLSSVIFGPMGTVPTLHTGPDCKELRSALSSLLEESYLFTPLSQAALLYRLTEVVAMVPAIPPTIFRAQLLRLLGTSEVTLLHTTLLMKSAFTDSLFSSEDEAFLFKRLVVLSQHPLLSTPEKLFYMDCILHFPENRPISCGDSDEALPVLLTPRLASALLPVVFNDSATLLSRFNLLSLVYLEAGEEEDGRGLEYLYEHLTSLLRIVESGGKRENVVTFFRAAFLFLFHFHHVERYCDNLSQQLCQLYLQHTRFAPHLINLADRTQEKLPDSSWALGLLKALQRVISETPVSQTTLRDLRWHLKVLTRAAEEGEISQHGTLRFLSGIIPPSSSSLSSSGDWRLGNGILGVCRRLLVHPSLESMFIPLADILQHVAGHYGDTDIRDHARLYYTLLTTLSREKLATVLAHHAEGGQQVKKRTLSCLMTEGEGLTSILTIHETEVAIIRLIEADCEQLEAEDLVQDEAERGEPVLETYRAQFGSAAFASQVTLKFLLTHTETRDARFDQLFSIRLHFSLTDDHYSELQDLSVPCLFRERPPPVVTLTLKPREPYPSSLHVSAIFTTQDGLTWHTTLPDIRVCFQQIFLPLPAPPSWGRAGRQAVFAGLWEEMSSETGECASSLFCCQLEEKALSALVEKHFLPFLVSDPSHKDEFRALLFLPPQSHVLLKISSEEDAVHFCIATDNWELLPHINDYLLKITAS, from the exons ATGGCGTCCGGCTGGGTGGAGAAGGTTTCCGCCTTCTGCCGCAGTCCAAGTCGCTTCCTCTTCGGGACGAGCTCGGAGGTTTTTCTCGCCGAGCTGCTCCGAGAGCTCCGGGACGACAGAGCAAACTACACAGTTAAG gtcctcctgctgtctcctctgTGTGAGTACCCGGCACTGCTGTGCCCCTCAGACTCTGTTGGGGAGGAGACCGCTTTGGAGCTCATGTCCATCTTCACCCAGTCCCCTCCCAAGTTTGTGCAGTTCCGCTCTCAGCTCCTTGTGGCCCTCACCTGCGTCCTCACCTGCTCTTCGGATGTGAGCGGTCGGCTCCGAGCGTTCCCGGATTTCCTGGATCTACTCCTTCAGCTCGCTCAGGACACCAGCGACCTTCACGGCGATGCTGCCCCGCGCTCGCTCCGGGCCACAGCTTGCGACTGCCTGCGTGAGATGGAGGCCCTCTACCCCGGCCTTCTCTCCCAGCGCCTTGAGCTGCTGGGTGGACACCGGCATCAAGAAACCTCCAGGCTGCACCAGGCCTATGCGGGGTTGCAGGCCCTGGTCCTAAGAAATGCCGTCTATCAGCTCACTCAGGAGAAGGAAGCAGGTGCTGCACATTTAAGAGCCCTCTTGGGAGGAAATGAGTCAGTCGAATGCGAGGCAGACCAGAACGCAGGCCCGGCGAGCGGCAAAGACTCTGCTCCGCTGTCCTCTGTAATCTTTGGACCGATGGGCACAGTGCCGACTCTCCACACCGGACCCGACTGTAAGGAGCTGCGCTCCGCCCTCTCCTCCCTGCTGGAAGAGTCTTATCTCTTCACCCCTCTGAGCCAGGCTGCGCTGTTATACAGGCTCACAGAGGTGGTTGCCATGGTGCCCGCCATTCCCCCCACCATATTCAGAGCTCAGCTGCTGCGACTACTGGGAACCAGTGAG GTGACCCTCCTTCACACCACACTGCTGATGAAGAGCGCCTTCACCGACAGTCTGTTCAGCTCCGAGGACGAAGCGTTTCTCTTCAAGCGACTAGTTGTCCTATCGCAGCACCCGCTTCTGAGCACACCTGAGAAGCTCTTCTACATGGACTGCATCCTGCACTTTCCGGAGAACCGTCCAATCAGCTGCGGCGACAGCGACGAGGCCCTCCCTGTGCTGCTGACCCCCCGGCTGGCTTCAGCTCTGCTGCCCGTTGTGTTCAACGACAGCGCCACCCTGCTGTCCCGCTTTAACCTGCTGTCTCTGGTGTACCTGGAggcgggggaggaggaggacggcCGAGGGTTGGAGTACCTGTACGAACACCTGACGTCGCTGCTGCGGATCGTAGAGAGTGGGGGCAAGCGGGAGAACGTTGTTACTTTCTTTAGAGCGGCcttcctcttcctttttcattttcaccacGTGGAGCGTTACTGCGACAACCTGAGCCAGCAGCTGTGCCAACTCTACCTCCAGCACACGCGCTTCGCGCCCCACCTCATCAACCTGGCCGATCGGACCCAGGAGAAGCTGCCTGACTCCTCCTGGGCTTTGGGGCTCCTGAAAGCCCTGCAGAGGGTCATTTCTGAGACCCCCGTCAGCCAAACGACCCTGCGTGACCTCAGATGGCATCTGAAGGTGCTGACTCGAGCGGCGGAGGAGGGAGAGATCTCGCAGCACGGCACACTCCGCTTTCTGTCCGGCATCATCCCGCCATCCTCATCCTCGCTGAGCTCAAGCGGCGATTGGCGCCTGGGAAACGGCATCCTGGGAGTTTGCCGTCGCTTGCTGGTCCACCCCAGTCTTGAGTCCATGTTCATCCCTCTGGCCGACATTCTGCAGCATGTTGCCGGTCACTATGGAGACACAGACATCCGGGACCACGCCCGCCTCTACTACACCCTTCTCACCACTCTGTCCAGGGAGAAGCTGGCCACCGTGCTGGCTCACCACGCTGAGGGGGGCCAGCAGGTCAAGAAGCGAACTCTGTCCTGCCTTATGACTGAGGGGGAAGGACTGACGAGCATCCTGACCATCCATGAGACGGAAGTCGCAATAATCAGACTAATTGAAGCTGATTGTGAACAGCTGGAAGCTGAAGACCTCGTGCAGGACGAGGCAGAGCGAGGAGAGCCCGTGTTGGAAACCTACAGAGCTCAGTTCGGCAGCGCCGCCTTCGCCTCACAAGTCACCCTGAAGTTCCTGCTGACTCACACGGAGACCCGAGACGCTCGCTTTGATCAGCTCTTCAGCATCCGCCTCCACTTCAGCCTCACTGATGACCACTACAGCGAGCTGCAGGACCTCAGCGTGCCGTGCCTGTTTAGGGAGAGGCCGCCGCCTGTCGTGACACTGACGCTGAAGCCCAGGGAGCCTTACCCAAGCAGCCTTCACGTCAGCGCCATCTTCACCACCCAAGACGGGCTCACCTGGCACACTACCTTACCAGACATCCGAGTGTGTTTTCAGCAGATCTTCCTGCCCCTGCCCGCCCCCCCGAGCTGGGGCAGGGCAGGGAGGCAGGCCGTGTTTGCAGGATTATGGGAGGAAATGTCTTCCGAAACGGGGGAATGTGCCAGCAGTCTGTTCTGCTGCCAGCTGGAGGAAAAGGCTCTGAGCGCGCTCGTGGAAAAGCACTTCCTCCCATTCCTGGTGTCAGATCCGTCCCACAAAGACGAGTTCAGAGCGCTGCTCTTCCTCCCCCCACAGTCCCACGTCCTGCTGAAGATCAGCTCGGAGGAAGACGCGGTGCATTTCTGCATCGCCACCGACAACTGGGAGCTGCTTCCTCACATAAACGACTATCTGCTGAAAATCACAGCCAGCTGA
- the LOC101172575 gene encoding histone-lysine N-methyltransferase SETMAR: MNALNKRMVDISDGLEDVPVLCKDPITPTFKYCPDNVQGPGCAVDPSEVTLPGCSCLSRSCCPESCSCLQTGGQAYHATGALLDLNRTGSDYSSPVFECNALCSCSDSCSNRVVQKGLQLSLEVFHTSNKGWGVRTLQQIPRGTFVCEYAGEVVSFVEARGRQLSQSAEENNYIIAVVEHAGSGSVTETFVDPTRVGNVGRFLNHSCQPNLVMVPVRVHSVVPSLALFAARDVRTEEELTFDYSGGCRKQQPAETTTTQSPAVAEASRPNGQQRKPCRCGAEKCTGFLPLDLSILY, encoded by the exons ATGAATGCGTTGAACAAACGCATGGTGGACATCAGTGATGGCTTGGAGGATGTTCCTGTTTTATGTAAAGATCCAATAACCCCTACATTCAAG TATTGTCCGGATAATGTCCAGGGACCGGGCTGTGCGGTTGACCCCTCTGAGGTCACCCTTCCCGGCTGCTCTTGCCTTTCCCGCTCCTGCTGCCCCGAGAGCTGCTCCTGCCTGCAGACTGGTGGGCAGGCGTACCACGCCACCGGTGCTTTGCTGGACCTCAACAGAACCGGCTCGGATTACTCTTCACCTGTGTTTGAGTGCAATGCCCTTTGCAGCTGCAGTGACTCCTGCTCGAATCGGGTGGTGCAGAAGGGACTGCAGCTCAGCTTGGAGGTTTTCCACACCAGCAACAAGGGCTGGGGAGTTCGGACGCTGCAGCAAATTCCCCGTGGGACATTCGTGTGCGAGTATGCAGGGGAGGTGGTCAGCTTTGTGGAGGCCAGGGGCCGGCAGCTGAGCCAGAGTGCTGAGGAGAATAATTACATCATCGCGGTGGTGGAGCATGCGGGGTCAGGCTCTGTCACtgaaacatttgtggacccGACCCGGGTGGGAAATGTAGGCCGTTTTCTCAACCACTCCTGCCAGCCTAATCTGGTTATGGTTCCTGTGCGCGTGCACTCAGTCGTTCCCAGCCTGGCGCTTTTTGCTGCACGGGACGTCAGAACTGAAGAGGAGCTGACGTTTGACTATTCAGGAGGATGCAGGAAGCAGCAGCCTGCAGAGACGACGACCACGCAAAGTCCTGCTGTGGCGGAGGCCAGCCGGCCAAACGGACAGCAGAGGAAACCGTGCCGCTGTGGTGCCGAGAAGTGCACAGGCTTCCTGCCTCTGGATTTATCCATTCTCTACTAA